A genomic segment from Pseudomonas sp. S09G 359 encodes:
- a CDS encoding HlyD family type I secretion periplasmic adaptor subunit, translated as MTKPVLVSDQPNNVLALDDKKYSRLGWWLVLGGFVGFLGWAALAPLDKGVAVSGKVMVSGHRKTVQHPTGGIVERIEVRDGEVVSAGQVLLRLKETPLRGQMQSLRSQYLASLASEARLSAESEGLSAITFGPELLTEPAAASMLALQRQLFNSRAQSLATEQQGLRETIAGAEAQLRGTRDSQASKLQQRAALNEQLQGLRELARDGYIPRNRLLDSERLYSQIDGTIAEDYGRIGQLQRQVLELRLRIRQLGEDFQKDLRGQLAETRTRSDDLRNRLASAEFELANSLVRAPASGVVVGLDVYTEGGVIKPGQALMDIVPQGEPLLVEARVPVQMVDKVHPGLPVELLFSAFNQATTPRIAGEVTLVSADRQVDERTDEPYYTLRAQVSAAGMQQLDGVQIRPGMPVETFVKTGERSMLNYLFKPLLDRTHMALVEE; from the coding sequence ATGACTAAACCGGTGCTGGTCAGCGACCAGCCGAACAATGTGCTGGCGCTGGATGATAAAAAATATTCGCGCCTGGGCTGGTGGCTGGTGCTGGGGGGCTTTGTCGGCTTTCTCGGTTGGGCGGCATTGGCGCCGCTGGACAAGGGCGTGGCGGTGTCGGGCAAGGTCATGGTCTCGGGCCACCGCAAGACTGTGCAACACCCCACCGGCGGCATCGTCGAACGCATTGAGGTACGCGACGGTGAGGTGGTCAGCGCCGGGCAAGTGCTGCTGCGCTTGAAGGAGACGCCCTTGCGCGGCCAGATGCAGTCATTGCGCAGCCAGTACCTGGCCTCGCTGGCCAGCGAAGCGCGCTTGAGTGCCGAGAGCGAAGGCTTGTCGGCGATCACGTTCGGCCCGGAACTGCTCACCGAGCCTGCGGCGGCCAGCATGCTGGCGCTGCAACGGCAACTGTTCAACAGCCGCGCCCAGTCGTTGGCCACCGAGCAACAGGGCCTGCGTGAAACCATCGCCGGGGCCGAAGCGCAGTTGCGCGGTACGCGGGATTCGCAAGCCAGCAAACTGCAGCAACGCGCGGCCTTGAATGAACAACTGCAAGGCCTGCGCGAACTGGCCCGCGATGGCTATATCCCACGTAATCGCCTGCTCGACAGTGAGCGCCTGTACTCACAGATCGACGGCACCATCGCCGAAGACTATGGCCGTATCGGCCAATTACAGCGCCAGGTACTTGAGCTGCGCCTGCGCATCCGCCAGCTCGGCGAAGACTTCCAGAAAGACCTGCGCGGCCAGTTGGCCGAAACCCGCACCCGCAGCGACGACCTGCGCAACCGCCTGGCGTCGGCCGAGTTCGAGTTGGCCAACAGCCTGGTACGCGCGCCCGCCTCCGGCGTAGTGGTGGGGCTGGATGTCTACACCGAAGGCGGGGTGATCAAACCGGGCCAGGCGCTGATGGACATCGTGCCCCAGGGCGAACCCTTGCTGGTGGAAGCACGGGTGCCGGTGCAGATGGTCGACAAGGTGCACCCGGGCCTGCCGGTGGAGTTGTTGTTCTCGGCCTTCAACCAGGCCACCACACCGCGCATAGCCGGGGAGGTCACCCTGGTATCGGCGGACCGCCAGGTCGACGAGCGCACCGACGAGCCTTATTACACGCTGCGTGCCCAGGTCAGCGCGGCCGGCATGCAGCAACTGGACGGGGTGCAGATCCGCCCGGGCATGCCCGTGGAAACCTTCGTCAAGACCGGTGAGCGCTCGATGCTCAACTACCTGTTCAAGCCTTTGCTCGATCGAACTCACATGGCCCTGGTGGAAGAATGA
- a CDS encoding type I secretion system permease/ATPase, translating to MRHAGNETLAALTAYKSGFFNIGLFSAVINLLMLAPALYMLQVYDRVLASGNQMTLLMLTLMILGLFGLMGGLEWVRSQVVIRLGTQMDMRLNQRVYDAAFEAQLKGGTQAAGQALHDLTTLRQFATGQALFAFFDAPWFPVYLLVIFLFHPWLGLLALGGAVILIVLAWLNHHVSQAPMALASQLSISASQQATANLRNADTIEAMGMLATLRGRWFSQHQAFLAQQNLGSEKTAAVSAWSKGVRLALQSLVLGLGALLAVQGDITPGMMIAGSILMGRVLTPIDQLIGVWKQWGSARLAYERLSQMLEANPARPARMSLPVPKGQLSVEQISACAPGSRRPALANLGFSLPAGEVLGVIGPSGCGKSTLARVLVGAWAPLAGKVRLDGADLAQWDKQQLGPHIGYLPQDIQLFAGSIADNIARFAERDADKVLAAAQMAGVHELILQLPQGYDTQLGEGGAGLSGGQKQRVALARALYGLPALIVLDEPNSNLDEVGEQALLQAITQLKQQHRTLVLITHKPNVLSLTDHLLILKDGQLQAFGPTARVLEARQKPAANKPVSSMSMSYRLGEGKQA from the coding sequence ATGCGCCACGCCGGCAACGAAACCCTGGCCGCCCTCACGGCCTATAAAAGTGGCTTCTTCAACATCGGCCTGTTCTCGGCGGTGATCAACCTGCTGATGCTGGCCCCGGCGCTGTACATGTTGCAGGTGTACGACCGGGTACTGGCGTCGGGCAATCAGATGACCCTATTGATGCTGACGCTGATGATCCTCGGCTTGTTCGGCCTGATGGGCGGCTTGGAGTGGGTGCGTAGCCAGGTGGTGATCCGCCTCGGCACGCAAATGGACATGCGCTTGAACCAGCGGGTGTACGACGCCGCGTTCGAAGCGCAACTCAAGGGCGGCACCCAGGCGGCGGGCCAGGCGCTGCATGACCTGACCACCCTGCGCCAGTTCGCCACCGGCCAGGCGTTGTTCGCATTTTTTGATGCGCCGTGGTTTCCGGTGTACCTGTTGGTGATCTTCCTGTTCCACCCCTGGCTCGGCCTGTTGGCGCTGGGCGGTGCGGTGATCCTGATCGTGCTGGCGTGGCTCAACCACCATGTCAGCCAGGCGCCGATGGCCCTGGCCAGCCAGCTGTCCATCAGCGCCAGCCAGCAGGCCACGGCCAACCTGCGCAATGCCGACACCATCGAGGCCATGGGCATGCTGGCCACCTTGCGTGGGCGCTGGTTCAGCCAGCATCAGGCATTCCTGGCCCAACAAAATCTGGGCAGTGAAAAGACCGCCGCCGTCAGCGCCTGGTCCAAGGGTGTGCGCCTGGCCTTGCAGTCGCTGGTGCTGGGGCTGGGCGCATTGCTGGCGGTGCAGGGTGATATCACGCCGGGGATGATGATCGCCGGCTCGATCCTGATGGGCCGGGTGCTGACCCCCATCGACCAACTGATTGGCGTGTGGAAGCAATGGGGCTCGGCGCGCCTGGCGTACGAGCGATTGTCGCAGATGCTGGAGGCCAACCCGGCGCGACCGGCGCGCATGAGCCTGCCGGTGCCCAAGGGCCAGTTGAGTGTCGAGCAAATCAGTGCCTGCGCACCTGGCAGCCGTCGACCGGCGCTGGCCAACCTGGGCTTCAGCCTGCCGGCGGGCGAGGTGCTGGGCGTGATCGGCCCGTCGGGTTGCGGTAAGTCCACCTTGGCCCGCGTGCTGGTGGGCGCCTGGGCACCGCTGGCCGGCAAGGTGCGGCTGGACGGCGCCGACCTGGCCCAGTGGGACAAACAACAACTGGGCCCGCACATCGGCTATCTGCCCCAGGACATTCAACTGTTCGCCGGCAGCATCGCGGACAACATCGCACGGTTTGCCGAGCGCGATGCCGACAAAGTCCTGGCGGCCGCGCAAATGGCCGGTGTGCATGAACTGATCCTGCAACTGCCGCAAGGCTACGACACCCAGCTGGGGGAGGGCGGGGCAGGCCTGTCCGGCGGCCAGAAACAGCGCGTGGCCCTGGCGCGTGCGCTGTATGGCCTGCCCGCGTTGATTGTGCTGGATGAGCCCAACTCCAACCTCGATGAAGTCGGCGAGCAGGCCTTGCTCCAGGCCATTACCCAACTCAAGCAGCAGCACCGCACGCTGGTCCTGATCACCCACAAACCCAATGTATTGAGCCTGACCGACCACTTGCTGATCCTCAAGGACGGCCAGTTGCAAGCCTTTGGCCCGACGGCGCGGGTGTTGGAAGCACGGCAGAAGCCGGCAGCCAACAAGCCGGTGTCGAGCATGAGCATGAGTTACCGCCTCGGTGAAGGAAAACAGGCATGA
- a CDS encoding heme acquisition protein HasA: MTISVSYESYLGTTSLSDYLSDWALGFATAGHGTGGNNGGFSNGTFSGDQYSAHGGNNSDYAFIADSDTSNGLHYVFNPTLPASSNLNHYLWGELDNVELGTGLTGGSGSDFDLSAYKVAFNGLDLFAAEGAGRTGNEVQSVIYGLIQGNTTALESVLNELLGAIDSSLSTASTFDEISAGLAAHAASATTADVALVGVQDVAQDWALAA, from the coding sequence ATGACTATTTCTGTTAGCTACGAGTCGTACCTGGGCACTACTTCGCTGTCGGACTACCTGTCGGACTGGGCTCTTGGTTTTGCCACGGCTGGCCATGGCACCGGTGGTAACAACGGTGGCTTCAGCAACGGCACCTTCAGCGGTGACCAATATTCGGCCCACGGTGGTAACAACTCCGATTACGCGTTTATCGCCGACAGCGACACCAGCAACGGCTTGCACTACGTGTTCAACCCGACCCTGCCGGCCAGCAGCAACCTGAACCACTACCTGTGGGGCGAGTTGGATAACGTTGAGCTGGGCACCGGCCTCACCGGCGGTAGCGGCAGCGATTTCGACCTGAGCGCCTACAAGGTGGCCTTCAACGGCCTCGACCTGTTCGCCGCTGAAGGTGCAGGCCGCACCGGCAACGAAGTGCAGAGCGTGATCTATGGCCTGATCCAAGGCAACACCACGGCCCTGGAATCGGTGCTCAACGAACTGCTGGGCGCTATCGACTCCAGCCTCTCCACCGCCAGCACCTTCGACGAAATCTCCGCAGGCCTCGCGGCTCACGCGGCGTCTGCCACCACCGCCGACGTTGCCTTGGTGGGCGTGCAAGACGTGGCACAGGACTGGGCACTCGCGGCCTGA
- a CDS encoding TonB-dependent receptor produces MSAITKGRITGSRLALAIHLGLFAAAAPVYAAQPSVDAAQPAVLTFDIPAQSLGSAVLAFADRAGLQVLFDSQRLQGLSSTSLKGTFSVQEGLGRLLGAAPVEYRFTGDRQVTLNRVSDEHAGAMTVGTTTITGNTNGQASDWVYQSPKSVAVISRDMIDKRPPRHAADMLEETAGVYTAVDQRDPGLSVNIRGVQDYGRVNMNIDGMRQNFNVNGHQQRNGTMLIDPEFISSIQIDKGSQSGQGGAAVLGGIASFKTLDASEFLKDGKDYGGRIRAGSGIGELGNGTDFNGSGVFAFGDERGDVMLGYSERHFGNYRGGKHNDDNLGTNIRARKYAPVAFDDWLNSEVGDTGSVTRSQIVKFGLNLPNDQRVQLSYLESDTDSNDAWGYITDDLQSSYYVRTSKNNLNAKNVALDYSYSPDNPLVDLKAKLYYVTTQLDRANSPNAASLSSGNYTPAYTDHFQTDTWGLQGENTSRFDLGNVGHLSWNYGLEMYQDTFKPRTNKIESTNTVATGSLPYTPSADPEGKRTIASLFNNLQYEYADWLTVDAGLRYDRYRLEGVTGMTLWTRGAVYSSTVGSRRVEQIYDIDREEGQFSPTFGIGIKPGLDWLQLYTRWGKGWRPPAVTETFMSGRPHGGGSNERVFPNPYLKPEESRDWEVGVNVFKESLFFNDDRLGIKVAYFDTKIQNFTFLNTSVSLPETTVGGFNGIMAYTNNLNDTRFRGLEYQLNYDMGRAYTNLSYTHMIGTNEFCSKNYYLGGAKKAGPSTTRIEQFTRPNGTIGFRPVTTYNVLDDDAANNLESCGKIMGNATYTPADRGSLTLGARFLDKRLDTGVRVRYSSGNGENLNSQGYDLIDQAMWPKYTVYDFYASYWMTDQLNIALALENATDEAYFVAMGDANNLSLARGRTLSGMLEYKF; encoded by the coding sequence ATGTCAGCAATCACCAAGGGGCGTATCACCGGTAGTCGGTTAGCCCTGGCCATTCACTTGGGCCTGTTCGCCGCAGCGGCTCCTGTGTATGCGGCGCAGCCTTCGGTGGATGCTGCCCAGCCCGCCGTACTGACGTTCGATATCCCTGCGCAATCCTTGGGCAGTGCCGTGCTGGCGTTTGCAGACCGGGCCGGTTTGCAGGTGTTGTTCGACAGCCAGCGCCTGCAAGGCCTGAGCAGCACCTCGCTTAAAGGCACTTTCAGCGTGCAGGAAGGCCTGGGCCGTTTGCTCGGCGCCGCACCGGTGGAATACCGCTTTACCGGCGATCGCCAGGTCACGCTCAACCGTGTCAGTGACGAGCATGCCGGTGCCATGACGGTGGGCACCACCACCATCACCGGCAATACCAATGGCCAGGCCAGTGATTGGGTGTACCAGAGCCCAAAGTCCGTGGCGGTGATCAGCCGTGACATGATCGATAAACGCCCGCCTCGTCACGCTGCCGATATGCTCGAAGAAACCGCCGGCGTCTACACCGCCGTCGATCAACGCGACCCCGGCCTCTCCGTGAACATACGCGGCGTGCAGGACTACGGCCGCGTGAACATGAACATCGACGGCATGCGCCAGAACTTCAACGTCAACGGTCACCAGCAGCGCAACGGCACCATGCTGATCGACCCGGAGTTCATTTCCAGCATCCAGATCGACAAGGGCAGCCAGTCGGGGCAGGGCGGGGCGGCGGTGCTGGGCGGGATTGCCTCGTTCAAGACCCTCGACGCCAGTGAGTTCCTGAAGGACGGCAAAGACTACGGCGGCCGCATCCGTGCCGGCAGTGGCATCGGTGAGCTGGGCAACGGTACCGACTTCAACGGCAGTGGCGTGTTTGCGTTTGGCGATGAGCGCGGCGATGTCATGCTCGGCTACAGCGAACGCCATTTCGGTAACTACCGTGGCGGCAAGCACAATGACGACAACCTGGGCACCAACATACGCGCAAGAAAGTACGCCCCGGTGGCCTTCGACGACTGGTTGAACAGCGAAGTCGGCGATACCGGCAGTGTGACCCGCTCGCAGATTGTGAAGTTCGGCCTGAACCTGCCCAATGACCAACGCGTGCAGTTGAGCTACCTGGAAAGCGACACCGACAGCAACGACGCCTGGGGCTACATTACCGACGACCTGCAAAGCTCCTATTACGTGCGTACCAGCAAGAACAACCTCAACGCCAAAAACGTTGCGCTGGATTACAGCTACAGCCCGGATAACCCGCTGGTCGATCTCAAGGCCAAGCTCTATTACGTCACCACCCAACTGGATCGCGCCAACTCGCCGAATGCCGCGTCGCTGAGTTCAGGCAACTACACGCCAGCCTATACCGACCATTTCCAGACCGACACCTGGGGCCTGCAAGGTGAAAACACCTCACGCTTTGACCTGGGCAACGTGGGGCATTTGAGTTGGAACTATGGCCTGGAGATGTACCAGGACACCTTCAAGCCGCGCACCAACAAGATCGAATCGACCAACACCGTGGCCACCGGCTCCTTGCCCTACACCCCCAGCGCCGACCCGGAAGGCAAGCGCACCATCGCCAGCCTGTTCAACAACCTGCAATACGAATATGCCGATTGGCTGACCGTGGATGCCGGCCTGCGTTACGACCGCTATCGGCTCGAAGGGGTCACGGGGATGACGCTGTGGACGCGTGGCGCGGTTTACTCAAGCACGGTGGGGTCCAGGCGTGTCGAGCAGATTTATGACATCGACCGTGAAGAGGGGCAGTTTTCGCCGACCTTCGGCATTGGTATCAAGCCCGGCCTCGACTGGTTGCAACTGTATACCCGCTGGGGCAAGGGCTGGCGCCCGCCGGCCGTTACCGAAACATTCATGAGCGGCCGTCCTCACGGCGGAGGTTCTAACGAGCGGGTGTTCCCCAACCCTTATCTCAAGCCAGAGGAGTCTCGCGATTGGGAAGTGGGCGTGAACGTGTTCAAGGAGTCGTTGTTTTTCAATGACGACCGACTGGGCATCAAGGTGGCGTACTTCGATACCAAGATTCAGAACTTCACGTTCCTCAATACCAGTGTGAGTTTGCCGGAGACCACCGTCGGCGGTTTCAACGGGATCATGGCGTATACCAACAACCTCAATGACACACGCTTCCGCGGCCTCGAATACCAGCTCAATTACGACATGGGCCGCGCGTATACCAACCTCAGCTACACCCACATGATCGGCACCAACGAGTTTTGCTCGAAGAACTATTACCTGGGCGGCGCCAAGAAGGCCGGCCCTTCGACCACGCGCATCGAACAGTTTACCCGGCCAAACGGCACCATCGGGTTCCGACCGGTGACCACCTATAACGTGCTCGACGACGATGCGGCCAACAACCTGGAAAGCTGCGGCAAGATCATGGGCAACGCCACGTACACCCCGGCGGATCGCGGCTCGTTGACGCTGGGCGCGCGCTTCCTGGATAAACGCCTGGATACCGGTGTGCGGGTTCGCTACAGCTCCGGCAACGGCGAAAACCTCAACAGCCAGGGTTACGACCTGATCGACCAGGCCATGTGGCCCAAATACACGGTGTATGACTTCTACGCCAGTTACTGGATGACCGACCAATTGAACATCGCGCTGGCGTTGGAGAACGCCACCGACGAGGCGTATTTCGTCGCCATGGGCGATGCCAACAACCTCAGCCTGGCTCGCGGGCGGACGTTGAGCGGGATGCTCGAATACAAATTCTGA
- a CDS encoding TolC family outer membrane protein, which produces MKVLLFCLCLSCTPAAHALGLLDAYDLALRNDPTFQAAIQEREAGEENRVIGRAGLLPNLSWSYNNSRNESEVTQSTAVGNVTSDRDYRSYASTLTLQQPLLDYEAYARFRQGTAQALMADERFRGKSQELAVRVLSSYSQALLAQERIELSRAQKRAFAERLQLNDRLLKGGEGTRTDVLETQARLSLAQAEEIESLDAQDSALRELEAIVGQPLQIEELAPLTRQFVIAPLEPNRFETWRELALANNPELQSQHHALDVAEYEVERKRAGHLPKVSLYASSRKTSSDSESSYNQKYDTNSVGIQVSLPLFAGGSVSASTRQAANQLSQARYELDAHTSATLVELRKQFNLNTSGAAKVRAYEMAVSSATALVAATKKSVSGGERVNLDVLDAEQQLFTARRDLANARHAYLLARIQLKYYAGLLSEQDLRALAEYFQPSA; this is translated from the coding sequence ATGAAGGTGCTGTTGTTTTGCCTGTGTTTGAGCTGCACCCCGGCGGCGCATGCCCTGGGATTGTTGGACGCCTACGACTTAGCCCTGCGCAACGATCCGACTTTTCAGGCGGCGATCCAGGAGCGTGAGGCCGGTGAAGAGAACCGCGTGATAGGCCGTGCCGGGCTCCTGCCCAATCTGTCCTGGAGCTACAACAACTCGCGCAATGAGTCCGAAGTGACCCAAAGCACTGCCGTCGGCAATGTCACCAGCGACCGCGATTACCGCAGCTACGCGTCGACACTGACCTTGCAGCAACCGTTGCTGGATTACGAAGCCTATGCGCGTTTTCGCCAGGGTACCGCCCAGGCGCTGATGGCCGACGAGCGTTTTCGCGGCAAGAGCCAGGAATTGGCTGTGCGGGTACTCAGTAGCTACAGCCAGGCGTTGCTGGCCCAGGAGCGCATCGAGCTGAGCCGTGCGCAGAAACGTGCGTTTGCCGAGCGCCTGCAACTCAACGACCGCCTGCTGAAAGGCGGCGAAGGCACGCGCACCGATGTGCTGGAAACCCAGGCCCGTCTGAGCCTGGCCCAGGCTGAAGAAATCGAATCGCTGGACGCCCAGGACAGTGCCCTGCGCGAGTTGGAAGCCATCGTCGGCCAGCCGTTGCAGATCGAAGAGCTGGCGCCCCTGACGCGTCAATTCGTCATCGCGCCACTGGAGCCGAACCGTTTCGAGACCTGGCGCGAACTGGCGCTGGCGAATAACCCGGAGCTGCAATCCCAGCACCACGCCCTCGACGTTGCCGAGTATGAGGTGGAGCGCAAGCGTGCCGGGCACTTACCCAAAGTCAGCTTGTACGCCAGCAGCCGTAAGACCAGCTCCGACTCGGAAAGCAGCTACAACCAGAAGTACGACACCAACAGTGTCGGCATTCAGGTGAGCCTGCCGCTGTTCGCGGGTGGCTCGGTGTCGGCCTCCACCCGCCAGGCGGCGAACCAGTTGTCCCAGGCCAGGTATGAGCTGGATGCGCACACCTCGGCCACGCTGGTGGAGCTGCGTAAGCAATTCAACCTCAACACCAGTGGCGCGGCGAAGGTGCGCGCCTATGAGATGGCCGTCAGCTCGGCCACCGCCCTGGTGGCGGCGACCAAAAAGAGTGTCAGCGGCGGTGAGCGCGTCAACCTCGATGTGCTGGACGCCGAGCAACAACTGTTCACTGCGCGCCGCGACCTGGCGAATGCGCGGCATGCGTATCTGCTGGCGCGGATTCAGTTGAAGTATTACGCGGGGTTGCTGAGTGAGCAGGACTTGCGGGCGTTGGCGGAGTATTTCCAACCGTCGGCATGA
- a CDS encoding DUF2442 domain-containing protein, with product MKKIVKAKVRPYVPITDADVDKAIARGRKLKRLYANASNVRYADNCISIGFSDGSRVMLPVAGLPEFEGFSVQDFEQLAVGFGGKALCCEAKDLDVSITGLIATSQPLMDLATSMVASRNGRKSSAAKAAAARANGKKGGRPRKKDQESVDLPPGQ from the coding sequence ATGAAAAAAATCGTAAAGGCCAAAGTCCGGCCCTATGTACCGATCACGGATGCCGATGTCGACAAGGCCATCGCGCGTGGGCGCAAGCTGAAGCGTCTATACGCCAACGCGAGCAATGTGCGTTATGCAGACAATTGCATCTCCATTGGCTTCAGCGACGGCAGCCGCGTCATGTTGCCAGTGGCCGGCCTGCCGGAGTTCGAAGGTTTTTCCGTGCAGGATTTCGAGCAATTGGCGGTCGGTTTCGGCGGCAAGGCGCTGTGCTGTGAGGCTAAGGATCTGGATGTTTCCATCACCGGCTTGATTGCGACAAGCCAGCCACTGATGGACCTGGCCACAAGCATGGTGGCCTCCCGCAATGGCCGCAAAAGCAGCGCCGCCAAAGCCGCTGCCGCCCGTGCCAATGGCAAGAAGGGCGGTCGGCCACGCAAGAAGGACCAAGAGAGCGTTGATTTACCGCCGGGTCAATAA
- the trmA gene encoding tRNA (uridine(54)-C5)-methyltransferase TrmA yields the protein MTFDAASYTVQLQDKVTRLRDLLAPFDAPEPQVFDSPLQNFRLRAEFRLWREGGERHYAMFSQDDKRTPILIEEFPIASTRINQLMPQLKAACQASAALSHKLFQVEFLTTLAGDAMITLCYHRPLDEHWHAAANQLAADLNVSIIGRSKGKRDVIGHDYVVEKLEVGGRTFSYRQPEGAFTQPNGTVNQKMLNWAYNALGDRPDDLLELYCGNGNFTLPLATRVRNVLATEISKTSVNAALSNLDENAVGNVTLVRLSAEELTEALNEVRPFRRLHGIDLKSYEFGSVFVDPPRAGMDPDTCELTRRFDNILYISCNPETLAANIAQLHDTHKITQCAMFDQFPWTHHMESGVLLTRR from the coding sequence ATGACTTTTGACGCCGCAAGCTACACCGTTCAACTGCAAGACAAGGTCACGCGCTTGCGTGACCTGCTGGCGCCGTTCGACGCGCCCGAGCCGCAGGTATTCGATTCGCCGCTGCAGAACTTCCGCCTGCGGGCGGAGTTCCGCCTATGGCGCGAAGGCGGTGAGCGCCACTACGCGATGTTCTCCCAGGACGACAAGCGCACGCCGATCCTGATCGAAGAGTTCCCCATCGCCAGCACCCGCATCAACCAGTTGATGCCGCAGCTCAAGGCCGCCTGTCAAGCCAGCGCCGCGCTGAGCCACAAGCTGTTCCAGGTGGAGTTCCTGACCACCCTGGCCGGCGATGCGATGATCACCCTGTGCTATCACCGCCCGCTGGACGAGCACTGGCACGCCGCTGCAAACCAGCTGGCCGCCGACTTGAACGTGAGCATCATCGGCCGCTCCAAGGGCAAGCGCGATGTGATCGGCCACGACTACGTGGTGGAAAAACTCGAGGTCGGCGGCCGCACGTTCAGCTATCGCCAACCCGAAGGCGCGTTCACCCAGCCCAACGGCACGGTGAACCAGAAGATGCTCAACTGGGCGTACAACGCCTTGGGCGATCGCCCGGATGATTTGCTCGAGCTGTACTGCGGCAACGGCAACTTCACCCTGCCGCTGGCAACGCGTGTGCGTAACGTGCTGGCTACCGAAATCAGCAAGACCTCGGTCAACGCCGCCCTCAGCAACCTCGATGAAAACGCGGTGGGCAACGTGACCCTGGTGCGGCTGTCTGCCGAGGAGCTCACCGAGGCGCTCAACGAAGTGCGCCCGTTCCGCCGCCTGCACGGCATCGACCTGAAAAGCTATGAGTTTGGCAGCGTATTCGTCGACCCGCCGCGCGCCGGCATGGACCCGGACACCTGCGAACTGACCCGGCGTTTCGACAATATCCTGTACATCTCCTGCAACCCGGAGACGCTGGCGGCGAACATTGCGCAGCTGCATGACACGCACAAGATCACTCAATGCGCGATGTTTGACCAGTTCCCGTGGACGCACCATATGGAATCCGGGGTGTTATTGACCCGGCGGTAA
- a CDS encoding DUF4160 domain-containing protein, with the protein MKVGAYKGYVISVFLRDEHCPPHVHVRGNGWDARFRFSFLDGDVELWDVDPERRRPPTAVLREIGEAIRQRHYLARARRIWWENLQTVCLENHSWDWEASEVLPGLLIQRGVYVIARARHDVVGQKTILNLVRAPGFVEIDL; encoded by the coding sequence ATGAAAGTAGGTGCTTATAAAGGTTATGTCATCTCGGTGTTTCTCAGGGATGAGCATTGTCCGCCTCACGTCCATGTGAGGGGCAACGGATGGGATGCGCGGTTTCGTTTCAGTTTTCTGGATGGGGACGTGGAGCTGTGGGATGTAGACCCGGAACGAAGGCGGCCACCGACTGCGGTCCTGAGGGAAATAGGCGAGGCGATAAGGCAACGGCACTACTTGGCGCGCGCACGACGTATCTGGTGGGAGAACCTGCAAACGGTTTGCCTGGAGAACCATTCCTGGGATTGGGAGGCCAGTGAGGTCTTGCCCGGGTTGCTCATTCAGCGCGGTGTTTATGTGATCGCACGTGCCCGGCACGACGTCGTGGGGCAGAAAACAATTCTGAATCTGGTCAGGGCACCAGGTTTTGTGGAGATTGATTTATGA